The Pseudomonas sp. GD03919 region GCAGCAGACCCCCTCGAACCAGATTCTCGTTGGCTTGGCGCTGTTTCTGACGATGTTCATCATGGCGCCGATCTTCGACCGGATTAACACCGATGCCCTGCAGCCCTACCTGAACGAGGAAATCATCGCTCAAGAAGCGCTGAGCCGAGCAGAGGTGCCGATTCGCGACTTCATGCTGGCGCAGACCCGTGAGAGCGATCTGGCCCTGTTCGTGCGGCTGTCCAAACGCACCGACCTGGCCAGCGTGGAGGACGTGCCGCTGACCATTCTGGTGCCGGCCTTCGTCACCTCCGAGCTGAAGACCGCGTTCCAGATCGGCTTCATGATCTTCATCCCGTTTTTGATCATCGACATGGTGGTCGCCAGTATCCTCATGGCAATGGGCATGATGATGCTTTCGCCGCTGATTATTTCCCTGCCATTCAAGATCATGCTGTTCGTCCTGGTCGACGGTTGGGCGCTGATTATGGGAACACTGGCCGCCAGTTTCGGCACCTTATAGCGAGGCTCATGATGACTCCCGAGGTTGCGGTTGATCTGTTTCGTGAAGCGCTCTGGCTGATCGTGCTGATCGTCGGTCTGGCCGTGGTGCCGAGTCTGGTGGTGGGGTTGATCGTGGCCATGTTCCAGGCGGCCACGCAAATCAACGAACAGACACTGAGCTTCCTGCCACGCCTGATCGTGATGCTGGTTACCCTGATCTGGGCCGGCCCCTGGCTGGTCAGTCAGCTGATGGAGTACACCCAGACGCTGATCCAGAACATTCCCTACCTGATCGGCTGAGGGTGCCATGTTGGAGTTGAGCGATGCGCAGATCAGCAGCTGGGTGGGCCAGTTTCTGCTGCCGTTGTTTCGCATCGCCGCGATGTTGATGGTCATGCCGATCATCGGCACCCAACTGGTACCGACCCGTGTGCGCCTGTATCTGGCGCTGGCCATCACCATCGTGCTGGTGCCGGTATTGCCGCCGATGCCGCAGGTCGATGCGCTGAACTTGCGCAGCCTGTTGCTGATACTTGAACAGGTGCTGATCGGCGCCATGTTCGGTTTCATCCTGCAGTTGTTCTTCCACCTGTTTGCCGTGGCCGGGCAGATTATCGCCATGCAGATCGGCCTGGGCTTCGCCTCTATGGTGGACCCGGCCAATGGCGTCTCGGTGCCGGTGCTTGGCCAGTTCATGCTGATGCTGGTGACCCTGCTGTTTCTGGCGATCAACGGTCATCTGGTGGCGTTGGAGATTCTGGCGGAGAGTTTCGTCACCTTGCCTTACGGCCAGGGCTTCATGGTCAACCATTACTGGACACTGGCGGGCAAGCTGAGTTGGGTGATCGGCGCGGGCCTGCTGTTGACCTTGCCGGCAGTGACTGCGTTGCTGGTGATCAACCTGGCATTTGGCGTGATGACGCGTGCAGCGCCACAGCTCAATATCTTTTCCATCGGTTTCCCGTTGACGCTGGCCCTGGGCCTGGTGATCTACTGGATAAGCCTTTCCGATTTCGGCAGCCTGTTCCAGGCGCTGGCCAGCGATGCTTTGCAGCAGCTGGGCGAATTCGCTCTGGTGAGGTAGCCATGGCCGAAAGCGAGAGCGGTGCCGACAAAAGCGAGGAACCCACAGGCAAGCGACTTGAAGAGTCGCGCAAGAAAGGTCAGATCGCTCGCTCCAAGGAGCTCAACACCCTGGCGGTCACCCTCACCGGCACCGTGGCCCTGATCATCTTCGGCGCCTACATGGGCAATGTGCTGATGGACATCATGCGCGGCAACTTCAGCCTGCCGCGTGAGGTATTGATGAGCGAGCGCAGCATGGCGCTTTACCTGCTGGCTTCCGGCAAGGAAGCCCTGCTGGCGATGCAGCCATTCTTGATCGCCTTGCTGATCGCCTCCATCGTCGGCCCTATCGCTTTGGGCGGCTGGCTATTTTCCACGGAAGCACTGCAGCCCAAGGCCAGCCGGATGAATCCGCTGGCGGGGCTCAAACGCATGTTCTCGGTTCAGGCGCTGGTCGAGTTGCTCAAAGCGTTGGCCAAGTTCCTGGTCATCCTCGCCGTGGCGCTGGTGGTACTTTCGGTGGATCAGGACGATCTGCTGGCCATCGCCAATGAGCCCATCGAGCCGGCCATCCTGCACAGTCTGAAGGTGGTCGGCTGGAGCGCTTTTTGGCTGTCCTGTGGCCTGATCCTGATCGCCGCTGTGGATGCGCCATTCCAGCTGTGGAGTCACAAGCAGAAGCTGAAGATGACCAAGCAGGAGGTGCGCGACGAGTACAAGGACACCGAGGGCAAACCCGAGGTCAAGGGGCGCATCCGTCAGTTGCAGCGTGAAATGGCTGAACGCCGCATGATGCAGGCCGTACCGCAGGCCGATGTGGTGATTACCAACCCGACTCACTTCGCCGTGGCGCTCAAGTACGACCCGGAGAAGGGAGGGGCGCCGCTGTTGCTGGCCAAGGGCGGCGACTTCCTGGCGCTGAAGATTCGTGAGATCGCCCAGGAGCACAAGGTGATGGTGTTGGAATCACCGGGGCTGGCGCGGGCCGTTTACTACTCTACCGAACTCGATCAGGAAATCCCCGCCGGTCTCTATCTGGCGGTGGCGCAGGTGCTGGCCTACGTCTATCAGTTGCGTCAGTACCAGGCCGGCAAGGGCAAGCGCCCCGGCCCGTTACCGGATTTGCCCATCCCGCCGGATCTGCGTCGTGACGCCTAGCGTTACCACTGCGTCAGCGCGGGCGTGCCGCGTTTTAGGCGGCAACCTGAGGCTTGCCGCTTAAAGCTGCCTTTGTGGAACGCTTCTTGCCATAACCCCTTCAGGACGCACTCTCGCGTCAAAAGATTGAATGGGTTGGGGTAGTCACGTGGCATTCAACATTAATCGCTCGCAGATCATCGGAGATGCTCGTGGCAACCTGGCCGGGTTGCGCCAGGGCAGTCTGGGCATTCCTCTGCTGCTGCTGGCGTTGCTGGGCATGGTCACGCTGCCGGTGCCGCCGCTGCTGCTCGACACCCTGTTCACTTTCAACATCGCGCTGTCGATTGTCGTGCTGCTGGTCGCGGTCTACGCACTCAGGCCACTGGACTTCGCGGTATTCCCCACCATCCTGCTGGTCGCGACCTTGCTCCGTCTGGCGCTCAACGTGGCGTCTACCCGGGTTGTGCTTTTGAACGGTCAGGAAGGCCCGCATGCGGCCGGTAAGGTCATCCAGGCTTTCGGTGAGGTGGTGATCGGCGGTAACTATGTGGTCGGCATAGTGGTTTTCGCCATCTTGGTGATCATCAACTTCGTGGTCGTGACCAAGGGTGCCGGGCGTATTTCCGAAGTGAGCGCACGCTTTACCCTCGATGCCATGCCCGGCAAGCAGATGGCCATCGATGCCGACCTCAATGCCGGTTTGATCGACCAGAACGAAGCCAAGAAACGGCGTAGCGAAGTAGCTCAGGAGGCGGATTTCTACGGCTCCATGGATGGTGCCAGCAAGTTTGTGCGTGGCGATGCCATTGCCGGCCTGTTGATCATGTTCGTCACCCTGATCGGTGGCATGGCCATTGGCATGCTGCAGCACAGCCTGAGCTTCGCCGATGCGAGCAAGATCTACGCGTTGCTGGTGATCGGTGACGGTCTGGTGGCGCAGATCCCCTCGCTGCTGCTGTCGACTGCCGCTGCGATCATGGTGACTCGCGTATCCAGTTCAGAAGACATGGGGCAGCAGGTCAACCGGCAGATGTTCGCTTCGCCGCGTGCCCTGGCCGTGGCGGCAGCCATCCTGATTGTCATGGGGCTGGTGCCGGGCATGCCGCATATCTCCTTCATCAGCCTGGGCCTGATTGCTGGCGGCGCCGCCTACTGGATCGCCAACAAGAAGCGCAGGGCGCAGGAGGCCGAGCAGCAGGAGGTGCAGCGGCAGCAGGAGCTGATTCCGGCGCAGAAGGCGCAGGAGGTCAAGGAGCTGGGCTGGGATGATGTCACGCCCGTGGACATGGTCGGTCTGGAGGTCGGCTACCGTCTGATTCCCCTGGTGGATCGCAACCAGGGCGGACAACTGCTGGCGCGAATCAAGGGCGTGCGCAAGAAGCTGTCGCAGGAAATGGGCTTTCTCATGCCCTCGGTGCATATTCGCGACAACCTCGATCTGGCGCCCAACGCCTACCGCTTGACGCTGATGGGCGTCAGCGTGGCCGAGGCCGAGGTGTATCCGGATCGCGAACTGGCGATCAACCCCGGCCAGGTGTTCGGCCCGCTCAATGGTATTGCCGCCAAGGATCCGGCGTTCGGTCTGGAGGCCGTGTGGATCGACCCCACTCAGCGCGATCAGGCGCAGTCGCTAGGCTATACCGTGGTCGATGCCAGTACCGTGGTTGCCACTCACCTCAACCAGATCCTGCACAAGCATGCCCACGAGCTGCTGGGGCACGAGGAAGTGCAGCAACTGATGCAGTTGCTGGCCAAGAGTTCGCCGAAGCTGGCCGAAGAGTTGGTGCCGGGTTTGGTATCGCTGTCGACGCTGCTCAAGGTGTTGCAGGCGCTGCTGCAGGAGCAGGTGCCGGTGCGCGACATGCGCACCATCGCCGAGGCCATCGCCAGCGTCGCGCCGAAGAGTCAAGATCCCGCCGCGATGGTCGCCGCGGTGCGCGTGTCGCTGGGCCGCGCCATTGTGCAAAGCATCGTGGGACTAGAGCCGGAGCTGCCTGTGATCACCCTGGAGCCAAGGTTGGAACAGATCTTGCTGAACAGCCTGCAGAAGGCCGGTCAGGGCAGCGAGGATGGCATCCTCCTCGAACCGGGCATGGCCGAGAAGCTGCAGCGTTCCTTGGTGGAAGCGGCGCAGCGCCAGGAAATGCTCGGCAAGCCAGTGATTTTACTGGTGGCCGGACCGATTCGGGCGATGTTGTCGCGCTTCGCGCGGCTGGCGGTACCCAGCATGCATGTGCTGGCCTACCAGGAAATTCCGGACAACAAGCAGGTCACCATAGTCGCTACGGTCGGCCAGAACTGAGGTAAAGGGTCATGCAGGTCAAACGCTTCTTCGCTGTCGATATGCGGACCGCCATGAAACTGGTGCGTGACGAACTGGGCGCTGATGCCGCGATCATCGGCAATCGCCGTGTCGCCGGTGGCGTCGAGTTGACTGCTGCGCTGGATTATCAGGTGCCGGCACCCGTGCGTCCGAACCCGGCGCTGGAAGCCGAGCTGCGCAAGACCCAGGCGCGCATCGCCAGCGCCCAGGCGGAGCTGAGCACGCGTGCCGAGCAGGATGCTGGCAAGGATCGTCAATTGTTCGCCAATGAATCGCTACTGGCACCCGAGCTGCCGGCGACTCCGGTCAAGCCGCAGCGCCCGGTCGAGGCCGCAGCGCCTGCTACGCCGGCGGTCGATCCACGTGCGCTGGATGCCATGCGCTTCGAGCTCAATGGCCTGCGTGAGCTGATTGAGGTGCAACTGGGGTCGATCGCCTGGGGGCAACTGCAGAACCGCCGCCCGCAACAAGCCAATCTGTGGCGTCGCCTGCAGCGTATGGGCCTGTCTGCCGAGCTATCGCAGGCGCTGCTGAGTAAGGTAGCCGGTGTGGCCGAGCCGCGCCAGGCCTGGCGCATGCTGCTGGCGCACCTGGCACACGCGATCAAGACACCCAAGGTGGAGCCGCTGGAGGAGGGCGGGGTCATTGCACTGGTCGGCCCGGCCGGCATGGGCAAGACCACGACACTGGCCAAACTAGCCGCACGCTACGTGCTTAAGTACGGCGCGCAACAGGTCGCTCTGGTGAGCATGGACAGCTTTCGCATCGGCGCACAGGAGCAGCTCAAGACCCTAGGGCGCATTCTCGGCGTGTCGGTGACTCAGATCGACCCCGGTCAGTCTTTGCTGCAGGCAATGGCGCCCCTGAGCAAGAAGCGTGTGGTGCTGGTCGATACTGCCGGCCTGCCCGGCAGTGATCCGGCGCTGCGCCTGCAGCTGGAAAGCCTGGCCTCGCCGCGCATCAGGGCGAAGAATTATCTGGTTCTGGCTGCAACCAGTCAGAGTCAAGTGCTCAAAGCGGCCTACCATAGTTACAAGCGCTGCGGTCTTGCAGGCTGCATACTGACGAAACTGGACGAGGCCGCAAGCCTGGGCGAGGTTTTAGGTCTGGCTATAGGCCAGCAACTGCCGGTAGCCTATGTGGCAGATGGTCCGCGCATTCCTGACGATCTGCAGGTGCCGCGCAGTCATCAGCTGGTCAGCCGTGCAGTCGGTCTGCAGGCTGCCGAGGAGCCGAGTGAAGAGGCCATGGCGCAGATGTTCGCCGGTCTCTACCACAACCCGGCGCAGCGCGCCGGCTGAAATAGCGACAGTGTTGCACCCTCTCGCGCAGGCGCGTGGGAGTGAACGGCCCGAGGGCCACGTCGAAGTTAGACAAGGTGTAAAGAGAACATGGGTATGCATCCCGTACAGGTGATCGCAGTGACCGGCGGCAAGGGCGGTGTCGGCAAGACCAACGTATCGGTCAATCTGTCCATGGCCCTGGCTGATCTTGGTCGTCGGGTGATGTTGATGGACGCCGACCTGGGCTTGGCCAATGTCGATGTATTGCTGGGCCTGACCCCCAAACGCACCCTGGCCGATGTGATTGCCGGTGAGTGTGACCTGCGCGACGTCCTCCTGCAGGGGCCGGGCGGTATCCGTATCGTGCCGGCTGCCTCCGGCACGCAGAGCATGGTCAGCCTCACGCCGATGCAGCATGCCGGGCTGATCCAGGCCTTCAGCGACATCAGCGAGAACCTCGACGTGCTGGTGATCGACACCGCCGCCGGCATCGGTGATGCCGTGGTCAGCTTCGTCCGTGCCGCGCAGGAAATTCTCGTGGTGGTCTGCGATGAGCCCACCTCGATCACCGATGCCTATGCGTTGATCAAGCTGCTCAACCGTGACCACGGCATCAGTCGCTTCCGCGTTCTGGCCAATATGGCCCATAGTCCGCAGGAAGGCCGCAATCTGTTTGCTAAGCTGACCAAAGTGACGGATCGCTTCCTTGATGTCGCCCTGCAGTATGTTGGCGCCGTGCCCTACGATGAGTGTGTGCGCAAGGCCGTGCAGAAGCAGCGCGCCGTCTATGAAGCCTTCCCTCGCTCCAAGTGCGCTCTGGCGTTCAAGGCGATCGCTCAGAAGGTCGATACCTGGCCGTTGCCGGCCAATCCCCGTGGCCATCTGGAGTTTTTCGTCGAGCGTCTGGTGCAACAACCGACTGCAGACTCGGCCATATGACAGCAGCCTCCGGACTTCGTATGTATAACAAGGCCCAGGCGCAGGACTCCCAGCACCAGTTGATCGAGCGCTATGCGCCGCTGGTCAAGCGTATTGCCTACCACTTGCTGGCACGTTTGCCCGCCAGCGTGCAGGTCGATGATCTCATCCAGGCCGGCATGATCGGCCTGCTCGAAGCCTCACGCAAATATGACTCCAGCAAGGGTGCCAGTTTCGAGACCTTCGCCGGTATCCGTATTCGCGGCTCCATGCTTGACGAGGTGCGCAAGGGCGATTGGGCGCCGCGTTCGGTGCATCGCAACAGTCGCATGGTCAGCGATGCGATTCGCACCGTTGAAGCGAGAACCGGGCGCGACGCTAAAGATCACGAAGTTGCGGCCGAACTCCAATTGAGTCTGGAGGATTACTACGGCATCCTTGGTGACACTTTGGGCAGCCGCCTGTTCAGTTTCGACGACCTGCTGCAGGACGGCGAACACGGCGGTTGGCACGAAGACGCCGGGCATACCCACCTCGAACCTTCGCGGGACCTCGAAGACGAACGCTTCCAGGCGGCCTTGGCCGATGCCATCGCCGGTCTGCCTGAGCGTGAACGTCTGCTGCTGGCGCTGTATTACGATGAAGAACTGAACTTGAAGGAAATCGGTGAAGTGCTGGGGGTTAGCGAGTCGCGCGTCAGTCAGCTACATAGTCAGTGTGCGGCGCGTTTGCGCTCGCGACTGAGTGAATGGCGTACAGGCTGAAAGCAACGCTCTCAGGCATTAGCGGTTTTCACGATTAAAGAACGTAGTTGCACGCGCAATACGTTTGGGACTGTACGGAGGTCGACTTGGACAAGAACATGAAAATCCTCATCGTTGACGATTTTTCGACGATGCGACGGATCATCAAGAACCTCTTGCGGGACTTGGGTTTCACCAACACCGCGGAAGCCGATGACGGCACTTCGGCCCTGCCAATGCTGCAAAGCGGCAGCTTCGACTTTCTGGTGACCGACTGGAACATGCCCGGTATGACTGGCATCGACCTGCTGCGCGCGGTGCGGGCCGATGAGCGCCTCAAGCATCTGCCGGTGCTGATGGTGACCGCTGAAGCCAAGCGCGATCAGATCATCGAGGCGGCCCAGGCCGGTGTGAATGGCTACGTGGTCAAACCCTTCACCGCTCAGGTGTTGAAGGAAAAGATCGAGAAGATCTTCGAGCGGGTCAACGGCTGATGTCAGCCGCGAGGGTGCTATGGAACATGATGACTCCACGCTGGGTGACCTCGAGTCGACCCTGAAAAACAATGCCCGCGATCTGGTCGATAGCCTTGACCAAGGTAATTTCGGCGCCGCGGTGCAACTGATCAACGAGCTGAACAAGGTTCGTGATCACGGTCTCTATCATGAGGTTGGCAAGCTCACCCGTGAGCTGCACAACGCTATCGTCAATTTCCAAATCGACCCGCGCATGCCGCATGCCCAGGAGCTGTCGCAGATCGCCGACGCGACCGAGCGCCTGAACTACGTCGTGACCATGACGGAAAAAGCCGCCAACCGCACCATGGATCTGGTCGAGCAGAGCGCCCCGCTGGTCAATGACCTGAGCGATGAAGCACAGAGCCTGAGCGTCGAGTGGGGCCGTTTCATGCGTCGTGAAATCAGTGCCGACGGTTTTCGTGAGCTGGCTAAGCGCGTCGAGCTGTTCCTCGCCCGTAGCGAGCGCGACGGTGCCAAGCTCTCTGCGCACCTCAATGACATTCTGCTGGCGCAGGACTACCAGGACCTCACCGGCCAGGTGATCAAGCGTGTCACCCAGCTGGTGACTGAAGTGGAAAGCAACCTGCTCAAGCTGATGCTCATGGCCAGCCAGGTCGATCGTTTTGCCGGTATTCAGCATGACCACGAAGCGCTGCGTGCCGAACGGGAAAAATCAAAAGAGCCATCGCGGGGTGAAGGTCCGCAGATTCATGCCGATAAGCGTGAAGATGTCGCCTCCAGCCAAGACGATGTCGACGACCTGCTGTCCAGTCTAGGGTTCTAAGGAGCACACAATATGAGCTTCGGCGCCGATGAAGAGATTCTCCAGGATTTCCTGGTAGAGGCCGGCGAGATTCTCGAACAGTTGTCCGAACAGTTAGTCGAGCTGGAAAGCCGACCGGACGACATGAACCTGCTCAACGCCATCTTCCGTGGTTTTCATACCGTGAAGGGCGGGGCGGGCTTCCTCCAGCTCAACGAGCTGGTGGAGTGCTGCCATATCGCCGAAAACGTCTTCGACATCCTGCGCAAGGGTGAGCGTCGCGTCGATTCGGAGCTCATGGATGTGGTGCTCGAGGCTCTTGATGCTGTCAACGGCATGTTCGGCGAGGTGCGTGAGCGCCGCGAGCCGACGCCTGCCTCCCCAGAACTGCTGGCAGCCCTGGCGCGTCTTGCCGAGCCAGGTGGCGCGGCAGAGGCGCCAGTGCCGGCTGCGGCTGAGGCGGAACCCGAAGCTGAACCGGTCTCTGCGCCGGTGGCATCGGGCGACATCACCGACAGTGAGTTCGAACAGCTGCTCGGTGCGCTGGGTGAGGCGCCGGCTGCTGAAGCGGCCGAGTCAGGTGCGGCGGCCGATGAGATCACCGACGACGAGTTCGAGTCGCTGCTCGACCAGTTGCATGGCAAGGGCCAGTTCTCCGTCACAGCCGAGGTTGCGGCTCCAGCACCGGTTGCTGCGGCGCCTGCTGCCGCCCCGGCCGGTGATGAAATTACCGATGACGAGTTCGAAGCACTGCTCGATCAGTTGCACGGCAAGGGGCAGTTCGCTGTGCCGGCCGCACCTGCTGAGCCGGTGGACGTTGTCGTCAGCACGTCTGCCGCTGCGAGCGACGATATCACTGACGATGAGTTCGAGTCGTTGCTCGATCAGTTGCATGGCAAGGGCAAGTTCGTGCCGCCGAGTGATCCGACACCTGCTGCCGCTGTTGCCAAACCTGCTGCGGCAGCGAAGCCCGACGCGCCGGCCAAGCCAGCCCCGGCCAGGGCCGAGCCTGCTGCGCCTGCCCGTGCCCCTGCTGCGCCGGCACCCGCTGCCGACAAGGCGCCTGGGGCGAGCGAGGCGGAAACCACCGTACGGGTCGATACCGCACGCCTCGATGAAATCATGAACATGGTCGGCGAGCTGGTGTTGGTGCGTAACCGTCTGGTTCGCCTGGGGCTCAACAGCGGCGACGAGGCCATGGCCAAGGCCGTGTCGAACCTCGATGTTGTCACGGCCGATCTGCAGACCTCGGTGATGAAGACCCGCATGCAGCCGATCAAGAAGGTGTTCGGCCGCTTCCCGCGCCTGGTACGCGATCTGGCGCGCAACCTGAAGAAGGAAATCAACCTCGAGCTGGTGGGCGAGGAAACCGACCTCGACAAGAACCTGGTCGAGGCGCTGGCAGACCCGCTGGTGCACTTGGTGCGCAACGCCGTCGACCATGGTGTGGAAACCCCGGAAGAGCGCGAGAAGGCTGGCAAGTCCCGTGCAGGGCGTGTGGTGCTGTCTGCCGAGCAGGAAGGCGACCACATCCTGTTGTCGATCACCGATGACGGTAAGGGGATGGACGCCGACGTGCTGCGCGCCAAGGCCGTGGAGAAGGGCCTGCTGGACAAGGATGTGGCTGATCGCCTGAACGAGTTCGAATGCTACAACCTGATCTTCGCTCCGGGCTTCTCGACCAAGACCGAGATTTCCGACGTATCCGGCCGTGGTGTCGGCATGGATGTGGTGAAAACCAAGATCTCCCAGCTCAATGGCACGGTCAACGTGTTCTCGCAGAAGGGCCAGGGCTCGAAGATCATCATCAAGGTGCCGCTGACCCTGGCGATCATGCCGACGCTGATGGTGATGCTGGAGAATCAGGCTTTTGCCTTCCCGCTGGTCAACGTCAACGAGATCTTCCACCTCGATCTGTCACGCACCAACGTGGTCGACGGTCAGGAGGTGGTGATCGTGCGCGACAAGGCGCTGCCCCTGTTCTATCTCAAGCGTTGGCTGGTGCCGCAGGCCTTCCAGGAGGAACAGCGCGAAGGCCATGTGGTGATCCTCACCGTGGGCAGCCATCGCATCGGCTTTGTCGTCGATCAATTGGTCGGTCAGGAAGAAGTGGTAATCAAGCCACTGGGCAAGATGCTGCAAGGCACGCCCGGGATGTCTGGCGCCACGATCACTGGTGACGGACGCATCGCATTGATTCTCGACGTACCGAGCATGCTCAAGCGCTACGCTCGACGTTTCTGATGTTTCGCGGCGCGGGCCATGGCTTCGCGCCGTCTAGGAGTGTGTATGGCTGTTAAAGTTCTGGTGGTGGACGACTCCGGCTTCTTCCGCCGGCGTGTCTCGGAAATCCTGTCTGCTAACCCCAGCATTCAGGTCGTGGGCACGGCTACCAACGGGCGGGAAGCCATCGATCAGGCGCTTGCGCTCAAGCCCGACGTGATCACCATGGATTACGAGATGCCGATGATGGACGGCATCACCGCTGTGCGAAACATCATGCAGCGCTGTCCAACGCCGGTACTGATGTTCTCCTCGCTGACGCACGAAGGGGCTCGTGTCACGCTCGATGCCCTGGATGCCGGCGCGGTGGATTTTCTGCCGAAGAATTTCGAGGACATCTCGCGCAACCCCGAGAAGGTCAAGCAGATGCTGTGTGAGAAGGTGCACAGCATCGCGCGCAGTAACCGACGTTTCAGCTCGGCTGCAGTGGCGCCGGCGCCGACTGTGGCCAGCCCGAATGCGGCGCCGATTAGCCGTCCTGCTGTCTCGACACGACCTGCTGCACCGGCTCCCGCTGTTCCTGCGCGTCCGGCAGCATCGGCCGGTGGCGCCGCCCCTACGTCATCCGCGCCCAAGCGCAAGGCTTACAAGCTGGTTGCCATCGGCACCTCGACCGGTGGCCCGGTGGCCCTGCAGCGTGTGCTGACCCAGCTACCGGCGAATTTCCCAGCGCCCATCGTACTCATCCAGCATATGCCGGCCGCGTTCACCAAGGCCTTTGCCGAGCGCCTGGACAAGCTGTGCCGCATTCAGGTCAAGGAAGCCGAAGACGGCGATATTC contains the following coding sequences:
- the fliP gene encoding flagellar type III secretion system pore protein FliP (The bacterial flagellar biogenesis protein FliP forms a type III secretion system (T3SS)-type pore required for flagellar assembly.); translation: MLMLRLLLVVLLSLAASLAFAEDPPGTSSLIQQGSNPLSIPAITLSTDAEGQQEYSVSLQILLIMTALSFIPAFVMLMTSFTRIIIVFSILRQALGLQQTPSNQILVGLALFLTMFIMAPIFDRINTDALQPYLNEEIIAQEALSRAEVPIRDFMLAQTRESDLALFVRLSKRTDLASVEDVPLTILVPAFVTSELKTAFQIGFMIFIPFLIIDMVVASILMAMGMMMLSPLIISLPFKIMLFVLVDGWALIMGTLAASFGTL
- the fliQ gene encoding flagellar biosynthesis protein FliQ, coding for MTPEVAVDLFREALWLIVLIVGLAVVPSLVVGLIVAMFQAATQINEQTLSFLPRLIVMLVTLIWAGPWLVSQLMEYTQTLIQNIPYLIG
- the fliR gene encoding flagellar biosynthetic protein FliR, encoding MLELSDAQISSWVGQFLLPLFRIAAMLMVMPIIGTQLVPTRVRLYLALAITIVLVPVLPPMPQVDALNLRSLLLILEQVLIGAMFGFILQLFFHLFAVAGQIIAMQIGLGFASMVDPANGVSVPVLGQFMLMLVTLLFLAINGHLVALEILAESFVTLPYGQGFMVNHYWTLAGKLSWVIGAGLLLTLPAVTALLVINLAFGVMTRAAPQLNIFSIGFPLTLALGLVIYWISLSDFGSLFQALASDALQQLGEFALVR
- the flhB gene encoding flagellar biosynthesis protein FlhB; its protein translation is MAESESGADKSEEPTGKRLEESRKKGQIARSKELNTLAVTLTGTVALIIFGAYMGNVLMDIMRGNFSLPREVLMSERSMALYLLASGKEALLAMQPFLIALLIASIVGPIALGGWLFSTEALQPKASRMNPLAGLKRMFSVQALVELLKALAKFLVILAVALVVLSVDQDDLLAIANEPIEPAILHSLKVVGWSAFWLSCGLILIAAVDAPFQLWSHKQKLKMTKQEVRDEYKDTEGKPEVKGRIRQLQREMAERRMMQAVPQADVVITNPTHFAVALKYDPEKGGAPLLLAKGGDFLALKIREIAQEHKVMVLESPGLARAVYYSTELDQEIPAGLYLAVAQVLAYVYQLRQYQAGKGKRPGPLPDLPIPPDLRRDA
- the flhA gene encoding flagellar biosynthesis protein FlhA, giving the protein MNRSQIIGDARGNLAGLRQGSLGIPLLLLALLGMVTLPVPPLLLDTLFTFNIALSIVVLLVAVYALRPLDFAVFPTILLVATLLRLALNVASTRVVLLNGQEGPHAAGKVIQAFGEVVIGGNYVVGIVVFAILVIINFVVVTKGAGRISEVSARFTLDAMPGKQMAIDADLNAGLIDQNEAKKRRSEVAQEADFYGSMDGASKFVRGDAIAGLLIMFVTLIGGMAIGMLQHSLSFADASKIYALLVIGDGLVAQIPSLLLSTAAAIMVTRVSSSEDMGQQVNRQMFASPRALAVAAAILIVMGLVPGMPHISFISLGLIAGGAAYWIANKKRRAQEAEQQEVQRQQELIPAQKAQEVKELGWDDVTPVDMVGLEVGYRLIPLVDRNQGGQLLARIKGVRKKLSQEMGFLMPSVHIRDNLDLAPNAYRLTLMGVSVAEAEVYPDRELAINPGQVFGPLNGIAAKDPAFGLEAVWIDPTQRDQAQSLGYTVVDASTVVATHLNQILHKHAHELLGHEEVQQLMQLLAKSSPKLAEELVPGLVSLSTLLKVLQALLQEQVPVRDMRTIAEAIASVAPKSQDPAAMVAAVRVSLGRAIVQSIVGLEPELPVITLEPRLEQILLNSLQKAGQGSEDGILLEPGMAEKLQRSLVEAAQRQEMLGKPVILLVAGPIRAMLSRFARLAVPSMHVLAYQEIPDNKQVTIVATVGQN
- the flhF gene encoding flagellar biosynthesis protein FlhF, whose product is MQVKRFFAVDMRTAMKLVRDELGADAAIIGNRRVAGGVELTAALDYQVPAPVRPNPALEAELRKTQARIASAQAELSTRAEQDAGKDRQLFANESLLAPELPATPVKPQRPVEAAAPATPAVDPRALDAMRFELNGLRELIEVQLGSIAWGQLQNRRPQQANLWRRLQRMGLSAELSQALLSKVAGVAEPRQAWRMLLAHLAHAIKTPKVEPLEEGGVIALVGPAGMGKTTTLAKLAARYVLKYGAQQVALVSMDSFRIGAQEQLKTLGRILGVSVTQIDPGQSLLQAMAPLSKKRVVLVDTAGLPGSDPALRLQLESLASPRIRAKNYLVLAATSQSQVLKAAYHSYKRCGLAGCILTKLDEAASLGEVLGLAIGQQLPVAYVADGPRIPDDLQVPRSHQLVSRAVGLQAAEEPSEEAMAQMFAGLYHNPAQRAG
- the fleN gene encoding flagellar synthesis regulator FleN, translated to MGMHPVQVIAVTGGKGGVGKTNVSVNLSMALADLGRRVMLMDADLGLANVDVLLGLTPKRTLADVIAGECDLRDVLLQGPGGIRIVPAASGTQSMVSLTPMQHAGLIQAFSDISENLDVLVIDTAAGIGDAVVSFVRAAQEILVVVCDEPTSITDAYALIKLLNRDHGISRFRVLANMAHSPQEGRNLFAKLTKVTDRFLDVALQYVGAVPYDECVRKAVQKQRAVYEAFPRSKCALAFKAIAQKVDTWPLPANPRGHLEFFVERLVQQPTADSAI
- the fliA gene encoding RNA polymerase sigma factor FliA, which translates into the protein MTAASGLRMYNKAQAQDSQHQLIERYAPLVKRIAYHLLARLPASVQVDDLIQAGMIGLLEASRKYDSSKGASFETFAGIRIRGSMLDEVRKGDWAPRSVHRNSRMVSDAIRTVEARTGRDAKDHEVAAELQLSLEDYYGILGDTLGSRLFSFDDLLQDGEHGGWHEDAGHTHLEPSRDLEDERFQAALADAIAGLPERERLLLALYYDEELNLKEIGEVLGVSESRVSQLHSQCAARLRSRLSEWRTG
- a CDS encoding chemotaxis response regulator CheY encodes the protein MKILIVDDFSTMRRIIKNLLRDLGFTNTAEADDGTSALPMLQSGSFDFLVTDWNMPGMTGIDLLRAVRADERLKHLPVLMVTAEAKRDQIIEAAQAGVNGYVVKPFTAQVLKEKIEKIFERVNG